TTGCGACCGACCTTGAAGGCCTTGCCGTAGTGATGCAGGTGGCAGTCGTCGATAGCGATGACCTTGTCCACCGGCGGCACTTCGCCGATGAAGTTGATCATGGCGCTCTCACCGACCTTGGCCGTGGAGCCCAGGGGCAGGCCGGCCACCGCCCGCAGGTGGTTTTCGAACTGGCTGCACTCGGCGCCTTCGGTGGTCCAGTGCCCGGAGTTGTGCACCCGCGGAGCGATCTCGTTGGCCTTGAGGCCGCCGTCCACTTCGAAGAACTCGAAAGCCATGACGCCGACGTAATCCAACTGCTTGAGCACGCGGCTGGAGTAGTCCTCGGCCAGAGCCTGCAACGGGTGGTCGCTGCTGGCCACCGACAGGCGCAGGATGCCGCTGTCGTGGGTGTTGTGCACCAGCGGGTAGAAACGGGTTTCACCGTCTCGGGCGCGCACGGCGATCAGCGAGACTTCACCGGTGAAGGGCACGAAGCCTTCCAGCAGGCAAGGCACGCTGCCCAGTTCGGCGAAGGTGCCTGCGACGTCGGCGGCGCTGCGCAGGACCTTCTGGCCCTTGCCGTCGTAACCCAGGGTGCGGGTCTTGAGTACCGCCGGCAGGCCGATGCGCGCCACGGCGGCGTCGAGATCCGCCTGGGACTGGATGTCGGCAAACTCCGGGGTAGGAATCCCCAGGTCCTTGAACATGCTCTTCTCGAACCAGCGATCGCGGGCGATGCGCAGGGCTTCGGCGCTCGGGTAGACCGGCACGAACTGCGAGAGGAAGGCCACGGTTTCCGCCGGCACGCTCTCGAATTCGAAGGTCACCAGGTCCACTTCATCGGCCAGCTGGCGCAGGTGGTCCTGGTCGCCGTAGTCGGCCCGCAGGTGTTCGCCCAGAGGGGCGGCACAGGCGTCCGGCGCCGGGTCGAGGAAAGCGAAGTTCATTCCCAGCGGAGTCCCCGCCAGGGCCAACATGCGGCCCAGCTGGCCGCCACCGATTACACCGATCTTCATCGTCAACAACCTCAGGCGACGCGCGGGTCTGGATTGTCCAGGACGCTGTCTGTCTGTTCAGCACGGAATTTTTTCAGCACCGCATGGAACTGCGGGTGCTTGGCGCCCAGGATGCTCGCCGAGAGCAGGGCCGCGTTGATCGCGCCCGCCTTGCCGATGGCCAGGGTGGCCACGGGGATGCCGGCCGGCATCTGCACGATGGACAGCAGCGAATCCACGCCCGAGAGCATCGACGACTGCACCGGCACGCCCAGCACCGGCAGGTGGGTCTTGGCCGCGCACATGCCCGGCAGGTGCGCCGCGCCGCCGGCACCGGCGATGATCACCTCGATGCCTCGCGCCTCAGCCTCATCGGCGTACTGGAACAGCAGGTCCGGGGTGCGGTGTGCGGAAACCACCTTCACCTCGTAAGGGATGCCGAGCTTTTCCAGCATATCGGCGGTGTGGCTAAGGGTGGACCAATCGGACTTGGAGCCCATGATCACGCCAACCAGTGCACTCATCGTCGTGCCTCTTCTCTCTGGGCGCCCGCAGGCGCGTCAAAAACAACAAGCCACGCGAAATGCGTGGCTTAAATTGTACGAATTATGGCCAGGCGAACCGGCCGAAGGCCGCGCAGTATACCGAAAAAGGCGCGTTAAACGCACTTTCGCCGACCATCTGCAAAACAAAGTATTTCCGGCGCAAAACCCCGGTTTTATTGACTCCCAGGTCAATCCCGTCCCCCTCGCAGGCGCTGGCTTGCCAGCGAAGAGACCCACCCTGCGATCACCACCCTCCCGGCCGACGCTTTCGCCGGCAAGCCGGCTCCTACGTGGCCGCAGCTTGCGCGGCAGCGCCTTCCAGCTTGCGCCACAGCAAGCGTACGTTGGCCTTGCGCACCAGGGCGCAGCGGTACAGGCGAATCTCCAGCGGCACATGCCATTGCGCCCCGCCGCACACCACCAGCTCGCCCCGGGCCAGCTCGGCGCGCACGCTCAGTTGCGGCACCCAGGCAATGCCCAGGCCTTCCAGGGCCATGCTCTTGAGGCTGTCGGCCATGGCGGTTTCATAGACGGTGGTGAAACGCAGGTTGCGCTGGCGCAGCAGCAGGTTCACCGAACGCCCGAGGAAAGCCCCGGCGCTGTACGCCAGCAACGGCACGCTGGCCTCGCCTTCCAGGTCGAACAGCGGCTTGCCCTGGGCATC
The DNA window shown above is from Pseudomonas protegens CHA0 and carries:
- a CDS encoding 5-(carboxyamino)imidazole ribonucleotide synthase, with amino-acid sequence MKIGVIGGGQLGRMLALAGTPLGMNFAFLDPAPDACAAPLGEHLRADYGDQDHLRQLADEVDLVTFEFESVPAETVAFLSQFVPVYPSAEALRIARDRWFEKSMFKDLGIPTPEFADIQSQADLDAAVARIGLPAVLKTRTLGYDGKGQKVLRSAADVAGTFAELGSVPCLLEGFVPFTGEVSLIAVRARDGETRFYPLVHNTHDSGILRLSVASSDHPLQALAEDYSSRVLKQLDYVGVMAFEFFEVDGGLKANEIAPRVHNSGHWTTEGAECSQFENHLRAVAGLPLGSTAKVGESAMINFIGEVPPVDKVIAIDDCHLHHYGKAFKVGRKVGHANLRCADQATLQSQILKVQALIAE
- the purE gene encoding 5-(carboxyamino)imidazole ribonucleotide mutase; this translates as MSALVGVIMGSKSDWSTLSHTADMLEKLGIPYEVKVVSAHRTPDLLFQYADEAEARGIEVIIAGAGGAAHLPGMCAAKTHLPVLGVPVQSSMLSGVDSLLSIVQMPAGIPVATLAIGKAGAINAALLSASILGAKHPQFHAVLKKFRAEQTDSVLDNPDPRVA